TTAAAAAAAATAATACTTCAAATTAATTATAAATGTGACACATTATCTAAAACACCGCAACAAAATATTTGTTCTAATTTTAAAATATTATAATTAAATATAACTTTATATTTCTTGACGTATTAACACTAAATAGTATTTGATAGTTACATTTTATTAAAATATGATTATGAATTATTTCTTGTATTTTTTAAATTCAAAATAATAATAATTTATTGAAAGTATTTCTAATTGGTATAATATATACCAAATGTTACTTTGATTCATTTAGAACTTTATATATTAAAATATAAATTAAAGCTAATTTTGCAAACTATAAAAAATAATATGTCAGAAATTAAATGTATATATGATCCACTAATGGAGCTAATGGCTCATTATGCTGGAAAAAAAGCAACGAAAGAAAAAGTTGACGTTGCTAACATCACTATTGAAGAACGTCTTAAGTTAAGAATAATTGATGGAGATCAAATTGGTATAAGCGATGATCTATTAGAGGGCATGAAAAATCATACACCATTAATTATTATCAATGATATTTTATTGGATGGTATGAAAGTGGTTGGTGAACTTTTTGGTTCTGGTCAAATGCAATTACCATTTGTTTTGCAATCAGCTGAAACAATGAAAACTGCTGTTGCCTTTCTAGAAAAATATATGGAAAAAGAAGATACTACTACAAAAGGAACAATTGTTTTAGCAACTGTTAAAGGAGATGTACATGATATTGGAAAAAATTTAGTTGATATTATACTTACTAACAATGGTTACACAGTTATAAATCTTGGAATAAAAGTAGCTGTTGATTTAATGCTCGATTCTGCTGAAAAAAATAAAGCTCAAGCAATTGGCATGAGTGGTCTTTTAGTTAAAAGCACATTAATTATGAAAGAAAATCTTGAACTTATGAAAGGGCGTGGAATTACCATTCCTGTAATTTTGGGTGGTGCTGCTTTAACTAGAAGATATGTTGAGAGTGACTTGAGAAGTATTTATGGTGAAAATGTTGGTTATGCTGCTGATGCTTTTGATGGACTTCATTTTATGGAAAATATTTCTGCTGGGAAAAGTATATTAAACATTGGTTCTAATAATATTGAGAATGAAGTATCAGTTAAGAGAAAATTAATAGATCGAGAGACTCTATTTATAGATATTGCTGATGAAATAGATACAATTGATATAAAATCAATATTTGACTTTACATTTAATGATGATATTCTTTTTGTTGTAAAATTAAATGAAGGAATAGTTGGATTTGTATCATTAAAATATATAGAAAATGATATTAAAGAGATAACAAATATCAAGCTGTATGATGAACAAAAGAATTCCTTAATTGATGTTATAAATGCCTTAAAATTAACTTTAAACAATGATGAGAGTTTGCTTATTAATATTCCACTAGATGATAAATTATATCATAGAGTTTATAAAGCATTTGGTTTTACAAATGTTGAAAATCTAACCGATAATGGAAATATAACAAGTTTAATCTATAAAAAAAATAACACTAATAAATTACTAGAGAATAAAATTGTTTTAAAAGTTATTCCAGATTATCAAAATATAAATCCACCTTTTTTAGGAGTAAATATTATTGAAGATATTAGAATTGAGAAAGTTTTTGAATATATAAATGAAGTTGCTTTGATACGTGGGCAATGGCTATTTAAAAAAGGATCTAAAACAAATGAAGATTATAAAAATGAGTTAGATAAAATAGTTTACCCTAAACTTGATGAATTAAAATTGCTTGCAAAAAGAGAAAAACTTATTGAGCCAAAATGCGTGTATGGATATTTTCCTTGTAACTCTGATGGTAATTCTCTTATTATTTATAAACCAAAAAATATATCAACAAATCAACTTCATTCAAAATGGGATTTAAACTTAAATTCTGGAATAGAAAATTTTGAAGAATATTGTAAGTTTGATTTTCCAAGACAAAACGGAGAAAGGGAATTATGTATATCAGATTATTTTAAACCAAAATCTCTAAATGAGTTTGATGTAGTATCTTTTCAGATTGTTACAGTTGGTCAAAAAGCAAGTGAATATACAGCCAAATTATTTCAAGATGGTAATTTTTCAAATTATTTATATTTTCATGGTTTGTCTGTGGAATGTGCTGAAGCATTAGCTGAGTATATGCACAGAACAACAAGAATAGAACTTGGAATTAATCATAATGATGCAACAGATGTTAGAAAGCTTTTTGCTCAAGGATACCAAGGAAGTAGATATTCTTTCGGTTACCCTGCTTGCCCAAATCTTGAAGATCAATCAAAAATATTTGATTTGTTAAAACCAGAAAGAATAGGAGTATCGCTATCTGAAGAATTTATGCTTGAACCTGAACAATCAACAAGTGCTATTATAGTTCATAATTCTTTGGCGAAATATTTTAATGTTTAAAACATCTACATTGTTAATTCAACAATAAATATTTTTTTAAAATAGATTTTTTTTTGTTTCATTTCCTAACTTCAAAATATGAATTACAATGAAGTTAAAATAATGGGAATCCTAAATTGTACTCCTGATTCTTTTTATGATGGGGGTGAATATTTCTCTGTTGATAAAGCAGTTACTCAGGCTGTTAAGTTAATCAATGAAGGAGCTCATATCATCGATATTGGAGGAGAATCAACCCGTCCTCCAGGAAATGATTATGGTACTGGATCTGAATTTGTTCCCATTGAAGTTGAGTTATCAAGAGTATTACCAGTAATTGAAAAAATTTTAAGTATTAAAAGAAATGCTATTATTTCTATTGATACATTCAAACCTGAAGTTGCTGAAAAAGCTATCTTAGTTGGTGCTTGCATTATTAATGATGTAAGTGCTGGAACTTACAATGAAACAATTTGGAAAGTTGCATCAAAATTTCAAGTCCCCTATATTCTAATGCATGGATTCAATCCATCAAATAGAAAATCAAATCAAGAGTATTTTTATTCTAATATTGTAAATGAAGTTTTTGAATTCCTTCTTGAAAGAATTAATAGTGCAAGGAGTGCTGGTGTAAAGGAGATAATAGCTGACGTGGGATTTGGTTTTTCAAAAGGATTTAATGACAATTTAACTCTCCTTAAAAATTACAAGATATTCTCAAATTTGGGAGTGGCAACTCTTGTTGGATTATCTAGGAAATCACTAATTGGAAAAATGTTAAATGACTCAAAAAGTGATAGGTTGTATGGGTCAATAGCAGCTAATTATTTTGCTTTAAAATTGGGTGCGAAAATTATTAGAGTACATGATGTTAAAGCAACTAAAGATTTTTTAGAAGTTTCTCGAATTCTCGATAACTAAAATTTAAGAAGTTTAATATTTTGAATTTAATGTAGTTAAAATTCATTTCTAATAATTCTCATTCTTAGTTCTAATACAATTAGATGAATTTTGTTACAACATGATTTGTCAATTTTAAATTACCAATGAAATTAAATTGTTAGTTTTAAATAAAGTATTGTATAAATTTAATTCCACTATACTCATGAAAAAACTATTTTTAATATTAATTCTTTTTATCACATTTGTAGCTTCGAGTTATGCTCAAGGTAGTGCTAAAATACAATTAATCCATAATTGTCCAGATCTAACTGTTGCAAAAGTTGATGTATGGATAAATGGTGATAAAATTGACGATTTACCTTTTAGAACTGCTACTAATTTTATTGAAGTACCTGCTGGACCTTTGAAAATTTCTATTGGTCTTTACACAAGTAATAAAGAATCTGAGGCGTTAGTAAGTTATTCTCCAATTGTTGTTGCAGGTAAAAAATATATTATTGCTGCTCAAGGTATTGTAAACTTGACTGGTTATAATCCATTCAAACCAATTAATATATCAATTTTCGAATTAGCACAAGAAAGAGCAATGAGCTCTGAAAACACTGATATTCTTGTATTGCATGGTTCAACGGATGCACCAGAGTTGGATGTTTGGGCACCTGGAAGTGTAAAAGCAATTGGTGATAATTTAAATTTTGGAGATTACTCTAAATCGTACTTTCAGTATCCCACAAATGATGTTTATGTTGGATTAAGAGAACCAAGTGGTGATCCTTTAAAAACAACTGCAACTTTTAGTTTACCAATGCAAACTATGGGGCTTGGTGGTAAAAGTATTGTTATCATTTTATCAGGATTTATGAAACCTGAAAATAATAGTAATGGATCTAGTTTTGGATTATATGTTGTAACAAATACTGGTGGAAATTTTATTCAATTAAGGCAATCTATAGGCGGAGTAGATAATAAATTCAATGAAAGTAAAATTAGTGTTATCCCAAATCCAGTTATGAGTAATACTTTGATTAAACTCAATCAATTTGGAATATATAAAAAGTACAATATTGTAAATTTGATGGGTGAAATACAGTTTAGTGAAATAATATCAAATAATCAAAAAGAGATTAATTTAGATATGACTAATATTATAAGCGGTATTTACTTTTTACAATTGTTTTCTAATGATAATATTATTCAGAAAAAAATAGTTAAAATTAAATAGTATAAAAATATTTTTATGTTAGAACTTTGTGTGATTAATCAAAGTTACCGAAAAGTAAATTACTGTTTTTGTTTGTTATTTGGATTATTGGTTAAAAAAATTTGGTTACACATTCAAATTTATTTTGTCGAACTTAAAATATGAATTTTGCAATCGAGTTTTAATTCTATGGCAGTTAAATTCAAACCTGAATTTAAATATTAATTGGGTAACGTATTCGTTATCAGAGAGTTAAAAATAAGAACAGAATTTTTTTTATGAAGTTAAATCAAGTGTAACTTCAAAGAATGTGAACCAATAATCACATTCAACACATCAAAGAGGGTTGAATAAATTGAAAGTAGAAGTTCAACCTGAATTTTTATGTCGGGCTCATTATATAAGAGCTCTTAAAATATATCAAAAGCAAATCATTTTATATGGTTTGCTTTTTTTATTTTCACAATAATAATAATATCATAAAAAATATAAAAGGAATTAAAGCGTAATCTAAAATTATTATGATAAAAAATACAAATGTAATTAGTGCGTATTCTATTTGCCGTAAAATAACTTTAGAAAATTCTAAAACATTTTTCTTTGCATCTATATTTTTGGATAAAGCTAAAAGGAACTCATGTTATGCAGTATATGCATTTTGTAGGTACATTGATGATTTGATAGATAAAGCAGTAGGTGATTCAAATGGTGAAATTAATAATGAGCTAGTTATTAAAACTGTGAAGAGGTGGCAATCTAATCTTGATTCAGTTTATGCAGGAGATTCTTTATCAGATCCAATAATGGTAGCTTGGGCAGACACTTTAAAAAAGTATAAAATAGATAGAACACTACCCGATTATTTGATTGAAGGTGTAATGAGTGATTTAAAGAAATCGGTCAGATACAAAACATTTGAAGAGCTTTATGATTATTGTTTTAAGGTAGCCTCAGTAGTTGGACTTATGGTAACGCCTATATTTGGTTATGCTAAACCTGAAACTCTAGATTATGCTGTTGATTTAGGAGTTGCTATGCAATTAACTAATATACTTCGTGATATTGGGGAAGATCTTAACAATAACAGAATATATTTACCAGAAGATGAATTAAATAAATTTGAATTAAGTGGAGATGATTTGTTTAAAAAAGAAATCAATATTAATTTTATTAAATTAATGAAGAATCAAATTAATAGGGCTGATTATTACTATGATAAAGCAGAAAATGGTATTAAAATGTTGAGCAAAGAAAGCCAAATAACTGTAAAAATTATGAGTATAAATTATAGAAAAATTTTGCGTAGAATTGAAAAAAACAATTATGATGTTTTTCATTTAAGAGCTTCAACTTCATTGTTAAATAAAATAGGTTCAATCCCTAATATTTATTTTAAAACATATTTTAAGAATAATTAATCTAATGAATAAAAAAATACTTTCTTACATTTTAATTGGATTATTTTCAGTTTTTATTTTTAGTTGTAGTGAAACAAATCCTACAAGTAACGAAACATCATTAAATAAAGAACCAACTTCAGGAAGAGGTGCTATAGTATCTAAACAATTAATTAAAAGTTCAACCATATCTGAGATTGATTCTTTTTTGAGGAGTCAGAACTTGACTGTAAAAATTAAAAACGGAGTGGATGAATATAAAATTGTCTATGAAACAATAGATCCAAAGGGAAATAAAATAAATGCTTCAGGTTTTTTAGCTATACCTAATAGTGGGAATGGATCTTACCCAATAGCAAGCTACCAACATGGTACAGTATTTGAAAGAAACAATGTTCCATCTGCTAGAAATTACGAATCTACAATTCCTATTTTATATTGCGCAAGTGGTGGATATGTTTCTCCTGCAACAGATTATTTAGGATTAGGAGATTCCCCTGGTTTTCACCCTTATGTAGTTGCTAAGCCAACTGCTACTTCAGTTATTGATATGATACGAGCTTCTAAATGGATGTGTAAAAGATTAGGAGTGAAATTAAATAGTCAACTTTTTCTATATGGGTATTCAGAGGGTGGTTATGCTACAATGGCAACTCATAAAGAAATAGAACAAAATTATTCTACTGAATTTAATCTTGTTGCATCAAGCCCAATGGCAGGACCTTATGATTTATCTAATGTTATGTCAAATTTATTAATCACAAATAAACAATATCGGTCACCTGGTTTTTTACCATATACAGTTCTTAGTTATCAGTCTGTTTATAATATGTATTCAAGCTTTTCAGAAGTGTTTAAAGATCAATATCTTACTCCAATTGAGAACTGGTATACTAATGTTACTCAAGCTATTAATTATCAATTACCTAGTGTTCCAAGAGATATGTTAACAAATGATTTTATCTCAAAATTTCAAAATGATCCTAATTTTATTATTAATAGAAGATTGTATGAGAATGATTTAACAAGATGGTCTCCAGTTGCTCCAATGAAATTATCTCATTCTACTGAAGACGATTTGGTTCCTTACCAAAATACAATTAATGCATACAACAGTTTCAAAACTTTAGGATCTAAAAATGTTGTATTAGATACAAATAAACTTGGTGTTCACGAAACTGCAGCTGGTCCATTGTTAACATTAAATATGTTTTGGTTCGATACATTTAAAAAATAATTTAAGATATATTTTACTAAAAAATAAATTGATAATAATAATACAAGATTGATTGGTTGTAATTAAACTTAAAAAAATGATAAAAAAGACAAAAGAAAAAGATCCTTTGTTTGAGATTTTAATTAAAGAATTTACATTAGATGAAATAAAAGAAGTAGAAAAATATCTTAATAATGATATTGATAACTATGACATAGGATTTGGAGATGTGTTAATTGAACCATTTGACGAGGGAAAAAAACTTTTAAGTGTTAAACATAATTCTATTTCGGATATCGTTATTTCTAATACTATTTTAAAAAATATAATGTATGATTTAAAACAAGAGTTAATTAAAAAGAAAAATTAAATCCAAAATATTAAATAACTTCTATTATATAAAATTGTTTAAGAATATTATTTTATTAAAATATCCAATTTTCTTAAGAGTATAAATTGTAATTATGATCAAAACTTATATTAGAATAATCTTTCTCATTATTTTTTTTTGTATGATGTTAGTACCATCATTATTGGTAGCTCAAGATGAAGAAGATCCAATTTTATTTCAAGAAGCAACATTAAGAACTAAAAAAGAATATGATGCTTATATAGTAAAAAATGCTCCATCTGAAAACTCATTTGTAGCTGTTGGTTTAATAGCCGGCATTTATATAAAACAAAAAAAATGGCAATCTGCTGTAGATATTTATCTAAAATA
Above is a window of Chlorobiota bacterium DNA encoding:
- a CDS encoding B12-binding domain-containing protein produces the protein MSEIKCIYDPLMELMAHYAGKKATKEKVDVANITIEERLKLRIIDGDQIGISDDLLEGMKNHTPLIIINDILLDGMKVVGELFGSGQMQLPFVLQSAETMKTAVAFLEKYMEKEDTTTKGTIVLATVKGDVHDIGKNLVDIILTNNGYTVINLGIKVAVDLMLDSAEKNKAQAIGMSGLLVKSTLIMKENLELMKGRGITIPVILGGAALTRRYVESDLRSIYGENVGYAADAFDGLHFMENISAGKSILNIGSNNIENEVSVKRKLIDRETLFIDIADEIDTIDIKSIFDFTFNDDILFVVKLNEGIVGFVSLKYIENDIKEITNIKLYDEQKNSLIDVINALKLTLNNDESLLINIPLDDKLYHRVYKAFGFTNVENLTDNGNITSLIYKKNNTNKLLENKIVLKVIPDYQNINPPFLGVNIIEDIRIEKVFEYINEVALIRGQWLFKKGSKTNEDYKNELDKIVYPKLDELKLLAKREKLIEPKCVYGYFPCNSDGNSLIIYKPKNISTNQLHSKWDLNLNSGIENFEEYCKFDFPRQNGERELCISDYFKPKSLNEFDVVSFQIVTVGQKASEYTAKLFQDGNFSNYLYFHGLSVECAEALAEYMHRTTRIELGINHNDATDVRKLFAQGYQGSRYSFGYPACPNLEDQSKIFDLLKPERIGVSLSEEFMLEPEQSTSAIIVHNSLAKYFNV
- the folP gene encoding dihydropteroate synthase, with amino-acid sequence MNYNEVKIMGILNCTPDSFYDGGEYFSVDKAVTQAVKLINEGAHIIDIGGESTRPPGNDYGTGSEFVPIEVELSRVLPVIEKILSIKRNAIISIDTFKPEVAEKAILVGACIINDVSAGTYNETIWKVASKFQVPYILMHGFNPSNRKSNQEYFYSNIVNEVFEFLLERINSARSAGVKEIIADVGFGFSKGFNDNLTLLKNYKIFSNLGVATLVGLSRKSLIGKMLNDSKSDRLYGSIAANYFALKLGAKIIRVHDVKATKDFLEVSRILDN
- a CDS encoding DUF4397 domain-containing protein; this encodes MKKLFLILILFITFVASSYAQGSAKIQLIHNCPDLTVAKVDVWINGDKIDDLPFRTATNFIEVPAGPLKISIGLYTSNKESEALVSYSPIVVAGKKYIIAAQGIVNLTGYNPFKPINISIFELAQERAMSSENTDILVLHGSTDAPELDVWAPGSVKAIGDNLNFGDYSKSYFQYPTNDVYVGLREPSGDPLKTTATFSLPMQTMGLGGKSIVIILSGFMKPENNSNGSSFGLYVVTNTGGNFIQLRQSIGGVDNKFNESKISVIPNPVMSNTLIKLNQFGIYKKYNIVNLMGEIQFSEIISNNQKEINLDMTNIISGIYFLQLFSNDNIIQKKIVKIK
- a CDS encoding phytoene/squalene synthase family protein, giving the protein MIKNTNVISAYSICRKITLENSKTFFFASIFLDKAKRNSCYAVYAFCRYIDDLIDKAVGDSNGEINNELVIKTVKRWQSNLDSVYAGDSLSDPIMVAWADTLKKYKIDRTLPDYLIEGVMSDLKKSVRYKTFEELYDYCFKVASVVGLMVTPIFGYAKPETLDYAVDLGVAMQLTNILRDIGEDLNNNRIYLPEDELNKFELSGDDLFKKEININFIKLMKNQINRADYYYDKAENGIKMLSKESQITVKIMSINYRKILRRIEKNNYDVFHLRASTSLLNKIGSIPNIYFKTYFKNN